The stretch of DNA CGGCGCTCGCGCGCCACGTGGTGCTCATCTCCATCGACGGGCTGCGCGCCGACGCCATCGAGGCGGCCGGCGCGCACAACCTGCAGCGGCTGATGCGCGAGGGCGCCTGGACGCTCCGGGCGCAGACGATCCTTCCCAGCAAGACGCTCCCCTCCCACACCTCGATGCTCACCGGCGTGCCGCCTTCGGTGCACGGGATCACCTGGAACGAGAACCAGGTGGGCCGCACCGGCACGGTGGGGGTGCCCACGGTGTTCGACCTGGCCGAGGCGCGGGGGCTCACCACGGCGGCGTTCTTCGGGAAGGAGAAGTTCCGCCACCTGATCCGCGAGGAGACGCCGCACTTCCGCGTGGCCCCGCGCGGCGACGAGGTCTGGCGCGCCAGCGTGATCACCCAGCAGGTGGAGCAGTACCTGCGCTTCCGCCGGCCCGACCTCCTCTTCGTGCACCTGGCCGACCCCGACCTGGCGGGGCACATGTACGGGTGGATGTCGCTGCCGTACCGCATGGCCGTGCGCCGGGCCGACGCGGCGGTGGGGCGCCTGGTGGAGGCGGTGGAGGAGGCGTACGGCGGCGACGCGGTGGTGATCGTCACGGCGGACCACGGCGGGCACGGCCGCGGCCACGGCAGCGCCGAGGTGGTGGACCAGACCATCCCCTGGATCGCGTGGGGCCCGGGGATCGCGCCGGGCGAGATCGCGGGCGACATCCGCACCTTCGACACGGCGGCGACGGCGCTCTGGGCCCTGGGCGTCCCCCTCCCCGAGCAGTTTGCCGGCCGCCCCGTGGCGTCGGCCTTCGGCGCGGGCGGCGTCCGGCACGCCGCCGCGCCGCCGGACGAGTCCGCGGCGGGGAGCGCGCGGGCCGGCGCCCGGCACTGAGAACGGTCCGCTCGCTCGGGTTCGCGGCACGACCCTGGAGGCGGCGACGCAGGTCGCCGCCTTTCGTGCGTCTTGCGAGGAGATCCTCGCTGCACGCCGAACGTGCAGGTGAATGCCGGAGAAGTCCTCTTGCGCCAATCGGCGCGGCAAGGCACTATACGGGCGGCACGTCGTGCCGGAACGTTATGGGGAGGAGTTCACCCATGGGGCGGTTGAGCAAAGACGCCGAGGTCCTGGGTTTCTTCATCCAGGATGGAGCCGGCATCGGCCACACGCGGCTCGTGAAGCTCGCCTACCTGGCCGACCT from Longimicrobium sp. encodes:
- a CDS encoding ectonucleotide pyrophosphatase/phosphodiesterase, with protein sequence MVLCTALCACLAGGAPALAAQAPAAPVPATAAALARHVVLISIDGLRADAIEAAGAHNLQRLMREGAWTLRAQTILPSKTLPSHTSMLTGVPPSVHGITWNENQVGRTGTVGVPTVFDLAEARGLTTAAFFGKEKFRHLIREETPHFRVAPRGDEVWRASVITQQVEQYLRFRRPDLLFVHLADPDLAGHMYGWMSLPYRMAVRRADAAVGRLVEAVEEAYGGDAVVIVTADHGGHGRGHGSAEVVDQTIPWIAWGPGIAPGEIAGDIRTFDTAATALWALGVPLPEQFAGRPVASAFGAGGVRHAAAPPDESAAGSARAGARH